One window of Thioclava sp. GXIMD4216 genomic DNA carries:
- a CDS encoding ABC transporter ATP-binding protein, translating to MIYDLELISVGKTYSDGTVAVSDFDLKVEKGEFVAFLGPSGCGKSTTLRMIAGFEDITNGEVMMMNRNVTHLPAEKRPTSMIFQNYALFPHMTVRQNIGFGLEVKGLPRAERDRKVERILDMFDLTAVADRKADRLSGGQRQRIALARGLVVEPEILLLDEPLGALDANLRRIIQNELKLLQRELGITFIFVTHAQSEALGLSDRVVVMSNGVVEQISAPKELYRRPATPFVADFIGANTLIEGRSLPSEGGFARLDTPLGALAGVGAPEATLAVIPAEAFRLSPQGTAGEICLPATVTGRQIVGATGYFRMQLADQREIRIETHAERALGLDAGASVTLALDPASVTMIAG from the coding sequence ATGATCTATGACCTCGAGCTGATTTCGGTCGGCAAGACCTATTCCGATGGCACGGTCGCCGTGTCCGATTTCGACCTGAAGGTGGAAAAGGGCGAGTTTGTCGCCTTTCTCGGGCCGTCGGGCTGCGGCAAATCCACGACCCTGCGCATGATCGCCGGTTTCGAGGACATCACCAATGGCGAGGTGATGATGATGAACCGCAATGTCACGCATCTCCCTGCCGAAAAGCGCCCGACCTCGATGATTTTCCAGAACTATGCGCTCTTCCCGCATATGACGGTGCGCCAGAATATCGGCTTCGGGCTGGAGGTGAAGGGGCTGCCCCGCGCGGAACGCGACCGCAAGGTGGAGCGCATCCTCGATATGTTCGACCTCACCGCCGTGGCCGACCGCAAGGCCGACCGCCTGTCGGGCGGACAGCGCCAGCGGATCGCGCTGGCCCGCGGGCTGGTGGTGGAGCCCGAGATTCTGCTGCTGGACGAACCGCTTGGCGCGCTCGATGCCAATCTGCGCCGGATCATCCAGAACGAGCTGAAGCTGTTGCAGCGCGAACTGGGGATCACCTTCATTTTTGTCACCCATGCGCAATCCGAGGCCCTTGGCCTGTCGGACCGCGTGGTGGTGATGTCGAACGGGGTGGTCGAGCAGATCTCGGCCCCGAAAGAGCTTTACCGCCGCCCCGCGACGCCGTTTGTCGCCGATTTCATCGGGGCGAATACGCTGATCGAGGGGCGCAGCCTGCCGTCCGAGGGCGGGTTTGCCCGCCTCGACACGCCTCTTGGGGCGCTGGCGGGGGTAGGAGCGCCCGAGGCGACGCTGGCGGTGATCCCCGCCGAGGCCTTCCGCCTGAGCCCGCAAGGCACGGCAGGCGAGATCTGTCTGCCCGCAACGGTGACAGGCCGCCAGATCGTGGGCGCCACCGGCTATTTCCGGATGCAGCTCGCCGACCAGCGCGAGATTCGCATCGAAACCCATGCCGAGCGCGCGCTTGGGCTGGATGCCGGCGCGTCCGTCACGCTCGCACTCGACCCCGCCTCGGTCACGATGATCGCAGGCTAA
- a CDS encoding capsule biosynthesis protein — protein MNETPRPGATKDQITQVGETRPAAKASAAPEPAQKPAPDPAQAKAAPVPPQPKPQPQAKSQGKPQGKSAETPLKDKILVAPTVAMAALKSRHRAMALSFLFIVVLPVFLASFYLYTRAHDRYVSHVGFSVRSENTSSAMEMLGGLAEISGSSSSDTDILYNYIKSEELVRALDAKLDLRKMWAKAGDRWWHWGDDPWYAYHPGGTIEDLTDYWGRMVQVYSDSGTGLIDVEAQAFTPEDAHKLTQAIFDESSKMINRLSQIAREDKIRYARDELETAVQRLKTARAAMTQFRNENQIVDPQSLIEGQVGLLSSLQQQLAQSLIELDTLRQTTRDNDPRIVQTERRVQVISDRIAAERKKLGLSGTVGGAPASSDMTDGEGYANIVGQYESLAVDQQFAEQSYTAAMTAYDTAKAEANRQSRYLAAHIRPSMPEASMEPVRGEIVALLAIIMTMVWVLVVLVAYALRDRR, from the coding sequence GTGAACGAGACCCCCCGGCCCGGCGCCACGAAAGACCAGATCACGCAGGTTGGTGAAACCCGCCCTGCGGCAAAAGCGTCCGCAGCACCGGAACCGGCTCAAAAGCCAGCCCCCGATCCGGCTCAGGCGAAAGCCGCACCGGTTCCGCCGCAGCCGAAGCCACAGCCGCAGGCAAAATCGCAGGGCAAGCCTCAGGGCAAATCTGCCGAGACGCCCTTGAAAGACAAGATTCTGGTTGCGCCGACGGTGGCGATGGCGGCGCTGAAATCGCGCCACCGGGCAATGGCGCTGAGTTTCCTGTTCATTGTGGTGCTGCCGGTCTTTCTGGCGTCGTTCTACCTTTATACGCGCGCCCATGATCGCTACGTCTCCCATGTCGGGTTTTCCGTGCGATCCGAAAACACGTCCTCCGCAATGGAGATGCTGGGCGGTCTGGCCGAGATTTCGGGGTCTTCTTCCTCGGATACCGATATTCTGTATAATTATATCAAGAGCGAAGAGTTGGTGCGCGCGCTTGATGCCAAACTGGACCTGCGCAAGATGTGGGCCAAGGCGGGGGATCGCTGGTGGCATTGGGGGGACGACCCGTGGTACGCCTATCATCCCGGTGGCACGATCGAGGATCTGACCGATTATTGGGGCCGCATGGTTCAGGTCTATTCCGATAGCGGCACCGGCCTGATCGATGTCGAGGCGCAGGCCTTCACGCCGGAAGATGCCCATAAGCTGACACAGGCGATCTTCGACGAGAGCTCGAAGATGATCAACCGCCTGTCGCAGATCGCGCGGGAAGACAAGATCCGCTATGCGCGCGACGAGCTTGAAACGGCGGTGCAGCGTCTGAAAACGGCCCGCGCGGCGATGACCCAGTTCCGCAATGAAAACCAGATCGTGGACCCGCAATCGCTGATCGAGGGGCAGGTGGGGCTGCTGTCCTCGCTGCAACAGCAGCTTGCGCAGTCGCTGATCGAGCTGGACACCCTGCGCCAGACCACGCGCGACAATGATCCGCGGATCGTGCAGACCGAACGCCGCGTGCAGGTGATCTCTGACCGTATCGCCGCCGAGCGCAAGAAGCTGGGGCTGAGCGGGACCGTCGGCGGCGCGCCTGCCTCCAGCGATATGACCGATGGCGAGGGCTATGCCAATATCGTCGGGCAATATGAAAGCCTTGCGGTGGACCAGCAATTTGCCGAGCAAAGCTACACCGCCGCAATGACCGCCTATGATACCGCCAAAGCCGAGGCGAACCGCCAGAGCCGCTATCTTGCGGCCCATATCCGGCCCTCGATGCCCGAAGCGTCGATGGAGCCCGTGCGCGGCGAGATCGTGGCGCTGCTGGCCATCATCATGACGATGGTCT
- a CDS encoding GTP-binding protein: MTPVILLTGFLGSGKTTLLQRLLEDPSLSDAAVLINEFGEVGLDHHLLDRIDENVVLLKSGCVCCTVRGEVAEALQNLHSLRTRGEISFGRVVIETTGLADPYPVLQTLTAHPVLRSHFRTGGVLTTVDAVNAALQLDHRAEAIRQIASADRIILTKTDLADEAQVARLRERLHRMNPAASVWSTQDSVTQMLGGLDADRARLPALCGDAGPCASHHHHHNDLGVTSFSLVIEERIDWTMFGIWLTLLLHRYGDRIFRVKGILALEGEDRPVAIHGVQHLVHAPTHMTHWPEGQRLSRLVFILEGLEPDLIRRSFAAFTGLACARAVA, from the coding sequence ATGACCCCAGTCATCCTGCTCACGGGCTTTCTTGGCTCGGGGAAAACCACGCTGTTGCAGCGGCTGCTGGAGGACCCCTCGCTGTCGGATGCCGCCGTCCTGATCAACGAATTCGGAGAGGTCGGGCTTGACCACCATCTTCTCGACCGGATCGACGAGAATGTGGTGCTGCTGAAATCGGGCTGCGTGTGCTGCACCGTGCGTGGCGAGGTGGCGGAGGCGCTGCAAAACCTCCATAGTCTGCGCACGCGGGGCGAGATCTCCTTTGGGCGCGTGGTCATCGAGACCACGGGGCTGGCCGATCCCTATCCGGTCTTGCAGACGCTGACGGCGCATCCGGTGCTGCGCAGCCATTTCCGTACGGGCGGTGTTTTGACAACGGTGGATGCGGTGAATGCGGCCTTGCAGCTTGACCATCGCGCCGAGGCGATCCGCCAGATTGCCAGCGCCGACCGGATCATCCTGACCAAGACCGATCTGGCCGATGAGGCGCAGGTGGCAAGACTGCGTGAGCGGCTGCATAGGATGAACCCCGCCGCATCGGTCTGGAGCACGCAAGACAGCGTGACGCAGATGCTGGGCGGGCTGGATGCCGACCGCGCGCGTCTGCCCGCACTGTGCGGCGACGCAGGCCCGTGTGCCTCGCACCACCACCATCATAATGACTTAGGCGTGACCTCCTTCTCTCTGGTGATCGAAGAGCGTATAGATTGGACCATGTTCGGGATTTGGCTCACGCTTTTATTGCATCGTTATGGTGATCGTATTTTTCGCGTGAAGGGGATCCTGGCTCTGGAAGGAGAAGATCGTCCCGTGGCCATTCATGGCGTTCAGCATCTGGTGCATGCCCCCACCCATATGACGCATTGGCCCGAGGGCCAGCGTCTGTCGCGGCTGGTCTTCATACTGGAAGGGCTGGAGCCCGACCTGATCCGCCGTTCGTTTGCCGCCTTCACCGGCCTTGCCTGCGCGAGGGCCGTGGCTTGA
- a CDS encoding ABC transporter permease: MHSRILKPVLGVYTAIFLLFLYGPMIVLAILSFQSADGGPQFPIRDWSIYWYEHLLGMVDGSRVSQLPVGDSLIRSLVLAFMTTVVSTVLGVMSAEAFRTKFRGSGPVFYLIILGMMVPGVLVGLGMALLSNTLGIGRAWWGTSFVLHVVYTYPFAFLVLLAIFNRFDRSVEEASMALGVSPAQTFRRVTFPIIFPGVLSAMLFSFTLSYDEFARTLFTAGRDLTLPLAIYGTFSVEIYPNIFAFGVLTTLFSFTLLVIYGLLMKRFTARAGKFKGQEA; the protein is encoded by the coding sequence ATGCACTCGCGTATCCTCAAACCCGTTCTTGGCGTCTATACGGCGATCTTCCTCCTCTTCCTCTATGGCCCGATGATCGTGCTGGCGATCCTCAGCTTCCAAAGCGCCGATGGCGGGCCGCAATTCCCGATCCGCGACTGGTCGATCTACTGGTACGAGCATCTTCTGGGCATGGTCGATGGATCGCGCGTCTCGCAGCTTCCTGTGGGCGATAGCCTGATCCGCTCGCTGGTGCTGGCCTTCATGACCACCGTGGTCTCGACCGTGCTGGGCGTGATGAGCGCCGAGGCCTTCCGCACCAAGTTCCGTGGCTCTGGCCCCGTTTTCTACCTCATCATCCTTGGCATGATGGTGCCGGGCGTGCTGGTGGGGCTTGGTATGGCGCTTTTGTCGAACACGCTGGGGATCGGCCGCGCATGGTGGGGCACCAGCTTCGTGCTGCATGTGGTCTATACCTATCCCTTTGCCTTCCTTGTTCTATTGGCGATCTTCAACCGCTTCGACCGCAGCGTCGAGGAAGCCTCGATGGCGCTCGGTGTCAGCCCCGCGCAGACCTTCCGCCGCGTGACCTTTCCGATCATCTTTCCGGGCGTGCTGTCGGCGATGCTTTTCTCTTTCACGCTGTCTTATGACGAATTCGCCCGCACGCTGTTTACTGCGGGGCGCGACCTGACGCTGCCGCTGGCGATCTATGGCACCTTCTCGGTGGAGATCTATCCCAACATCTTCGCCTTCGGGGTGCTGACCACGCTCTTCTCCTTCACGCTGCTGGTGATCTACGGGCTGTTGATGAAGCGCTTCACCGCACGGGCGGGCAAGTTCAAGGGGCAGGAAGCATGA
- a CDS encoding extracellular solute-binding protein produces MTDRLRILTTEIQPWRRFKDRAEADLGFELDFIEMDFVNAQRIAAMSPHSYDVYDQCFHNLDIVWHWRAIQPIEIDRITYWSEMESPALDPVPGSLGYGDVPATRLWVQADASLSARPGRQISMLPTVYNYDSFAIDIGATGLNVDSDVTSWAELLDPRWHGRVALVDDPGIGVFDLVQALMAADRMKVADPGNMTVAEIDEMAALGLDLVASGHLAPFWRRATEPLERFRAGELAISSLWSPTVVAMKEAGLRVRQAVPEEGYRAWHGGMCLARHLEGARLDRAYAWLNWYLSGIAGAQVARQGYYMSVPGRVRDTLPPAEWDYWYEGRAAATDLPGPNGHVAVRKGDMRSGGSVRARSKNVAVWNSTMDEHNYLVRRWTEIITAAAQAQGRGSRKAG; encoded by the coding sequence TTGACGGACCGGCTGCGTATTCTGACCACCGAAATCCAGCCTTGGCGCAGGTTCAAGGACCGTGCGGAGGCCGATCTCGGGTTCGAGCTTGATTTCATCGAGATGGATTTCGTGAATGCGCAGCGCATCGCCGCCATGTCGCCGCATAGCTATGATGTCTATGACCAGTGTTTCCACAATCTCGATATCGTCTGGCACTGGCGCGCGATCCAGCCGATCGAGATCGACCGCATCACCTATTGGTCCGAGATGGAAAGCCCCGCGCTAGATCCGGTGCCGGGATCGCTTGGCTATGGTGATGTTCCGGCGACGCGGCTTTGGGTGCAGGCGGATGCCTCGCTTTCCGCGCGACCGGGACGGCAGATCTCGATGCTGCCAACCGTCTATAATTACGACAGTTTCGCCATCGATATCGGTGCGACAGGACTGAATGTCGACAGCGATGTCACAAGCTGGGCCGAGCTTCTTGACCCGCGCTGGCATGGGCGGGTGGCGCTGGTGGATGATCCGGGGATCGGTGTTTTCGACCTTGTGCAGGCCTTGATGGCCGCCGACCGGATGAAGGTCGCCGACCCGGGCAATATGACCGTGGCCGAGATCGACGAGATGGCGGCCTTGGGGCTTGATCTTGTGGCCTCGGGGCATCTGGCGCCATTCTGGCGGCGCGCGACCGAGCCGCTGGAGCGGTTCCGCGCGGGCGAGCTGGCGATCTCGTCGCTTTGGTCGCCGACCGTGGTGGCGATGAAAGAGGCGGGGCTGCGGGTGCGTCAGGCCGTGCCGGAGGAAGGCTACCGTGCATGGCATGGGGGCATGTGTCTGGCGCGGCATCTGGAGGGCGCGCGGCTGGATCGTGCCTATGCATGGCTCAACTGGTATCTGTCCGGCATCGCGGGCGCACAAGTCGCGCGGCAGGGCTATTACATGTCGGTGCCCGGACGGGTGCGCGACACGCTGCCCCCTGCGGAATGGGACTATTGGTATGAGGGGCGCGCCGCCGCGACCGATCTGCCGGGACCAAACGGGCATGTCGCGGTGCGCAAGGGCGATATGCGCTCGGGCGGGTCGGTCAGGGCGCGGTCGAAGAATGTCGCGGTCTGGAACTCGACAATGGACGAGCATAACTACCTTGTGCGCCGCTGGACCGAGATTATCACCGCAGCGGCGCAGGCGCAGGGCCGCGGATCGCGTAAGGCCGGATAG
- a CDS encoding polysaccharide deacetylase, whose translation MAKEILVGFGIDVDAVAGWLGSYGGEDSPDDISRGLFAGEVGAPRLLDMFDKFGIKTTWFIPGHSAETFPEQMKDVAARGHEIGIHGYSHENPIAMTPEQEEAVLDKCIGLITEISGKRPTGYVAPWWEFSNVTNELLLKKGIKYDHSLMHNDFTPYRVRVGDSWTKIDYAGKPEDWMKPLVRGEETDLIEIPANWYLDDLPPMMFIKKSPNSHGFVNPRDIEEMWRDQFDWVYANMEYAVFPITIHPDVSGRPQVLMMLERLFNHIKSHEGVKFVTMNEMADDYAARFPRK comes from the coding sequence ATGGCAAAGGAAATTCTTGTTGGCTTCGGCATCGACGTGGATGCGGTGGCGGGCTGGCTTGGCTCCTATGGCGGCGAGGACAGCCCCGATGATATCTCGCGCGGGTTGTTTGCAGGCGAAGTGGGCGCGCCGCGCTTGCTGGATATGTTCGACAAGTTCGGCATCAAGACCACATGGTTCATCCCCGGCCATTCGGCGGAGACCTTCCCCGAGCAGATGAAGGATGTGGCCGCGCGCGGCCACGAGATCGGCATTCACGGCTATAGCCACGAAAACCCGATCGCCATGACCCCCGAGCAGGAAGAGGCGGTGCTGGATAAATGTATCGGCCTGATCACCGAGATCTCGGGCAAGCGCCCCACGGGCTATGTTGCGCCGTGGTGGGAGTTTTCGAATGTCACCAATGAACTCCTGCTGAAGAAGGGCATCAAATACGACCACTCCCTGATGCATAACGATTTCACCCCCTATCGGGTGCGGGTGGGCGATAGCTGGACCAAGATCGATTATGCAGGCAAGCCCGAGGACTGGATGAAGCCTCTGGTGCGTGGCGAGGAGACCGATCTGATCGAGATCCCCGCCAACTGGTATCTCGATGACCTGCCGCCGATGATGTTCATCAAGAAATCGCCCAATAGCCACGGCTTCGTCAATCCGCGCGATATCGAGGAGATGTGGCGTGACCAGTTCGACTGGGTCTATGCCAATATGGAGTATGCGGTCTTCCCGATCACCATCCACCCCGATGTCTCGGGCCGTCCGCAGGTGCTGATGATGCTCGAACGGCTCTTCAACCATATCAAATCGCATGAGGGCGTGAAATTCGTCACCATGAACGAGATGGCCGATGATTACGCGGCCCGTTTCCCGCGCAAATAA
- a CDS encoding SDR family NAD(P)-dependent oxidoreductase — MGHGRGLGAAIALRLAADGARVAVNDLHPDAAQATVAAIVASGGEAMAVAADVADEASVGAMMDQVRASLGDPQILVNNAGFGHQAPFAEITPAQFDRMFAVHVRGNFLCTRACLPAMLAAGEGVVVNVASQLGQVGGVELVHYAGAKAAIIGMTKSLAREVSNRGVRVNAVAPGPINTPLVAALSEDWKAAKRAELPLGRFGEVAEVAGSVAFLCSDDAKLYVGQTLGPNSGDVML, encoded by the coding sequence ATTGGTCACGGGCGCGGGCTCGGGGCGGCCATTGCGCTCCGGCTTGCCGCAGACGGGGCGCGGGTGGCGGTCAATGACCTGCATCCTGACGCGGCCCAAGCGACCGTCGCCGCGATTGTGGCGTCTGGGGGCGAGGCGATGGCCGTGGCCGCCGATGTCGCGGACGAGGCCTCTGTGGGCGCGATGATGGATCAGGTGCGCGCCTCGCTGGGCGACCCGCAGATCTTGGTGAACAATGCGGGCTTCGGCCATCAGGCCCCCTTCGCCGAGATCACGCCTGCCCAGTTCGACCGGATGTTTGCGGTGCACGTGCGTGGCAATTTCCTGTGCACACGGGCCTGCCTGCCCGCGATGCTCGCGGCGGGCGAGGGGGTGGTGGTCAATGTGGCCTCCCAGCTTGGTCAGGTCGGCGGTGTCGAGCTTGTCCATTACGCAGGCGCCAAGGCCGCGATCATCGGCATGACCAAATCGTTGGCGCGCGAGGTCTCAAACCGTGGCGTGCGCGTCAATGCCGTGGCCCCCGGTCCGATCAATACGCCCCTCGTTGCGGCGCTTTCCGAAGACTGGAAAGCCGCCAAACGCGCGGAGCTGCCTCTGGGCCGGTTTGGCGAGGTGGCCGAGGTGGCCGGAAGCGTGGCCTTCCTCTGTTCCGATGACGCAAAACTCTATGTAGGCCAGACGCTTGGCCCGAATTCCGGAGATGTGATGCTATGA
- a CDS encoding extracellular solute-binding protein, translating into MTIINRRHLLRSGAALGAVALGSGMHPWARYARAQSLSSEQLRTTGLSTTVQDRILDMFKEASGVGSVSGTPSTYPDAQTKILSGSSDYDCWEIIGERLPALIATDNVETIPVSEVPNWASIRDTFTKTNPKWDAKAQISGQIWADAAQTQLYMVPAVYNYDSIGYNPDVLSAEEANTWTALFDDKWKGKSGLNVDPLIAIGQAILAMNSLGLLEAKNPGNPTKDEIDEAAKFLIAKKKAGQFRALWGDFGELVNLMASGEMVVCDAWQPAVMAVKAQGKPAKYATPKEGYRGWAIGPSMLKGTPNREAVIAYANFWLSGKPGIMVTEQGYYSPATNIKDAMDPDEYAFWYEGQPWKGAATRGINPGDLRDGGSLEERAANVAYWHQWPDEYDHLIQRWDEFLNA; encoded by the coding sequence ATGACCATCATCAACAGACGGCATCTCCTGCGTTCGGGCGCGGCACTGGGCGCGGTGGCGCTTGGCTCGGGCATGCATCCTTGGGCGCGTTATGCGCGTGCGCAGAGCCTCTCGTCCGAGCAGCTGCGCACCACGGGTCTGTCGACCACGGTGCAGGACCGCATCCTTGACATGTTCAAGGAGGCCAGCGGGGTGGGGTCGGTCTCGGGCACGCCCTCGACCTATCCCGATGCGCAGACCAAGATCCTGTCGGGCTCCAGCGATTATGACTGCTGGGAGATCATCGGCGAGCGCCTTCCGGCGCTGATTGCCACCGATAATGTCGAAACCATCCCGGTCTCCGAAGTGCCCAACTGGGCCTCGATCCGCGACACCTTCACGAAGACCAACCCCAAATGGGATGCCAAGGCGCAGATCTCCGGCCAGATCTGGGCGGATGCGGCGCAGACCCAGCTTTATATGGTGCCAGCGGTCTATAACTACGATTCCATCGGCTATAATCCCGATGTGCTCTCGGCCGAGGAAGCCAATACATGGACCGCGCTGTTTGACGACAAATGGAAGGGCAAGTCGGGCCTCAATGTGGACCCGCTGATTGCCATCGGGCAGGCTATTCTGGCGATGAATTCGCTGGGCCTTCTGGAGGCCAAAAATCCCGGCAACCCGACCAAGGACGAGATCGACGAGGCCGCCAAGTTCCTGATTGCCAAGAAGAAAGCGGGCCAGTTCCGCGCGCTCTGGGGGGATTTCGGCGAGCTGGTGAACCTTATGGCTTCGGGCGAGATGGTGGTCTGTGATGCGTGGCAGCCTGCGGTCATGGCGGTCAAGGCGCAGGGCAAGCCCGCCAAATACGCGACCCCCAAAGAGGGCTATCGCGGCTGGGCCATCGGGCCGTCAATGCTCAAGGGCACGCCCAACCGCGAGGCGGTCATCGCCTATGCCAATTTCTGGCTCTCGGGCAAGCCGGGCATCATGGTGACCGAACAGGGCTATTACTCGCCCGCGACCAATATCAAGGATGCGATGGACCCCGATGAATACGCCTTCTGGTATGAAGGCCAGCCGTGGAAAGGCGCGGCCACCCGCGGCATCAATCCGGGCGATCTGCGCGATGGCGGCTCGCTGGAAGAACGCGCGGCCAATGTCGCTTACTGGCATCAGTGGCCGGATGAATATGACCACCTGATCCAGCGCTGGGACGAGTTCCTGAACGCCTAA
- a CDS encoding asparaginase yields the protein MARIHLIATGGTIASRAETQGGPVTAGLSAQSLLSGLHDPLDGIEVSAESFQAKGSYALDLATVFALCQRIETVLAAPEIDGVVVTHGTDTMEESAYLAYLLVGSDKPVVFTGAQRHAGVADTDGPRNIAEAIRAAACPAMTGMGAAIVFEGEIHSARHVTKFHASRVDTFRSPGFGKIGDVDEGQVYVARANATPRRIYRPERLDPAVELVLLGLGSRPNYLSWAVETGATGVVLAAFGRGNAPEGFAQAAAQAREQGCPVVVATRCPEGRTLPVYGNDSGGRSLEDAGVIFAGALPPVKARLLLAVLLGQGADLVRIAAAFAQEG from the coding sequence ATGGCACGGATACATCTGATTGCCACCGGCGGAACGATTGCGTCGCGCGCCGAAACACAGGGCGGGCCGGTGACGGCGGGGCTTTCGGCGCAAAGCCTGTTGTCGGGGCTGCATGATCCGCTGGACGGGATCGAGGTCAGCGCCGAGAGCTTTCAGGCGAAGGGAAGTTATGCACTTGATCTGGCAACGGTTTTCGCGCTTTGCCAGCGGATCGAGACGGTGCTTGCCGCGCCGGAGATTGACGGGGTTGTGGTGACACATGGCACCGATACGATGGAGGAAAGCGCCTATCTGGCCTATCTTCTGGTGGGCTCGGACAAGCCCGTGGTGTTTACCGGTGCGCAGCGCCATGCCGGTGTCGCCGATACCGACGGGCCACGCAATATCGCCGAGGCCATCCGCGCCGCCGCCTGTCCCGCGATGACCGGCATGGGGGCCGCTATCGTCTTCGAAGGCGAGATCCATTCGGCGCGCCATGTCACCAAATTCCATGCCTCGCGGGTCGATACGTTCCGCTCTCCCGGATTTGGCAAGATCGGGGATGTGGACGAAGGGCAGGTCTACGTGGCCCGTGCCAACGCGACCCCCCGCCGGATCTACAGACCCGAACGGCTTGATCCTGCGGTCGAGCTGGTCCTGCTGGGGCTGGGGAGCCGCCCGAACTATCTGTCATGGGCGGTCGAGACGGGGGCAACTGGGGTGGTTCTGGCGGCCTTCGGGCGTGGGAATGCCCCCGAAGGATTTGCGCAGGCCGCAGCGCAGGCGCGGGAGCAGGGCTGTCCGGTGGTGGTGGCGACACGCTGCCCCGAAGGCCGGACGCTACCGGTTTACGGCAATGATTCCGGCGGGCGCAGTCTGGAAGACGCCGGGGTGATTTTCGCCGGAGCCCTGCCGCCGGTCAAAGCGCGGCTTCTGCTGGCGGTGCTGCTGGGGCAGGGGGCGGATCTGGTCCGGATCGCGGCGGCCTTCGCGCAGGAGGGGTAG
- a CDS encoding SDR family NAD(P)-dependent oxidoreductase yields MTQDKRVVIVTGAGIGIGRAAAETFGAKGDHVIVTDILAEEGARVVAAITDAGGSAEFMALDVRDTPACDALVARVLEMHGRIDVIVANAGIAHCVPMAEMTDEKWDETFEIDLKGMLRVIRPALPAMKAGASIICLSSIMGTAYGWDEHVHYSAAKSGVIGLVRGLAVEFAARGIRVNGVAPGYIRTAQLLNPGHSLGPQAAEIASPYIPMQRLGEPAEIASVIGFLASADASYLTGQVITVDGGLTPGRY; encoded by the coding sequence ATGACCCAAGATAAACGGGTGGTGATTGTAACGGGCGCAGGGATCGGGATTGGTCGCGCCGCCGCCGAGACCTTTGGTGCCAAGGGCGATCATGTGATTGTCACCGATATTCTGGCCGAGGAGGGCGCGCGCGTCGTCGCGGCGATCACCGATGCGGGCGGCTCGGCGGAGTTCATGGCGCTGGATGTGCGCGACACGCCTGCCTGTGATGCGCTGGTCGCCCGCGTGCTGGAGATGCATGGCCGGATCGATGTGATCGTGGCCAATGCGGGCATCGCCCATTGTGTGCCGATGGCCGAGATGACCGACGAGAAATGGGACGAGACGTTCGAGATCGACCTCAAGGGGATGCTGCGGGTGATCCGTCCGGCCCTGCCTGCGATGAAGGCAGGGGCCTCTATCATCTGTCTCAGCTCGATCATGGGCACGGCCTATGGCTGGGACGAGCATGTGCATTACTCGGCGGCCAAATCCGGCGTGATCGGGCTGGTGCGCGGCCTTGCGGTGGAATTTGCCGCGCGTGGCATCCGCGTGAACGGCGTGGCGCCCGGCTATATCCGCACCGCGCAGCTTCTGAACCCCGGCCATAGTCTTGGTCCGCAGGCGGCTGAAATCGCCTCCCCCTATATCCCGATGCAGCGGCTGGGCGAGCCTGCCGAGATCGCCTCTGTCATCGGGTTCCTCGCCTCCGCTGATGCCTCCTACCTTACGGGGCAGGTCATCACGGTCGATGGCGGCCTGACACCGGGCCGCTACTGA